Below is a genomic region from Spirosoma radiotolerans.
CCGCCACAGGCTTGAACATCAGAAGATCAGTCATGCTACGCTCGAAACCGAAACCACGACTAAAGATGAATGTGAAGCAGAAGTGTGCTAATTATTAAACGAGATATAGTCCGGGCCAAGCCATCTACGATCCATTTTGGCCATGCAGCCATGCACTCCGTCCGTGGTTCGTGTCCTCACAAACCACCTTTCCGGTAAGCAAACTTGGCTGACGCACGAGTGGTTCGTGAGGACACGAACCACGGACATAAACTTTGAAGTATAATCAAATTACTCAATCATCTATTCCGTGGTTCGTGTCCTCACAAACCACGGATCCAGGAAAGATAAGTTATAGCTCGAAGCTATAATCCCGCTCCACTTTGCACACGCGGACTTTGTAGCGCTCATACCAGCGTTCGCGGCCTATTTGCTGGGCAATCCGATGATCGAGGACGTGTTTCCACCCCCGAATTGACTCCAGACTTTCCCAGTAGGATACCGTAATACCGATTTCCGTTCGGGCTGATTCGACACCAA
It encodes:
- a CDS encoding antibiotic biosynthesis monooxygenase family protein, which codes for MIYLRWMIATTPDTPYYAVIFTSIRTEFEDGYADMATRMVEMAHAQPGFLGVESARTEIGITVSYWESLESIRGWKHVLDHRIAQQIGRERWYERYKVRVCKVERDYSFEL